One part of the Rutidosis leptorrhynchoides isolate AG116_Rl617_1_P2 chromosome 1, CSIRO_AGI_Rlap_v1, whole genome shotgun sequence genome encodes these proteins:
- the LOC139867010 gene encoding UDP-D-apiose/UDP-D-xylose synthase 2 has protein sequence MASSTARVDLDGNTIKPMTICMIGAGGFIGSHLCEKLMNETPHTVLAVDVYNDKIKHLLEPDSLPWTGRIQFHRLNIKNDSRLEGLIKTSDLTINLAAICTPADYNTRPLDTIYSNFIDALPVVKYCSENNKRLIHFSTCEVYGKTIGSYLPKDSPLRQDPAYYILKEDTSPCIFGSVEKQRWSYACAKQLIERLIYAEGAENGLVFTIVRPFNWIGPRMDFIPGIDGPSEGVPRVLACFSNNLLRREPLKLVDGGESQRTFIYIKDAIEAVLLMIENPARASGHIFNVGNPNNEVTVRQLAEMMTQVYSKVSGEDSIETPTVDVSSKEFYGEGYDDSDKRIPDMTIINKQLGWNPKTSLWDLLESTLTYQHRTYAEAIKQAIAKPAAN, from the exons ATGGCATCGTCGACGGCGAGAGTAGATCTGGACGGTAATACGATAAAACCGATGACTATTTGTATGATCGGTGCCGGAGGATTCATCGGCTCGCATTTGTGTGAGAAATTGATGAACGAAACACCACACACTGTGTTAGCTGTTGATGTTTATAATGATAAGATCAAACACTTACTTGAACCGGACTCTCTTCCTTGGACCGGACGAATTCAGTTTCATCGTTTGAATATCAAAAACGACTCGCGTCTTGAAGGACTGATTAAAACCTCCGATCTG ACGATAAATCTGGCGGCTATATGTACTCCAGCAGATTACAATACACGTCCTCTTGACACGATCTATAGCAATTTCATAGATGCACTCCCCGTG GTGAAGTACTGCTCAGAAAACAACAAGAGGCTCATTCACTTCTCTACTTGTGAAGTATATGGGAAGACAATAGGTAGTTATCTTCCAAAAGATAGTCCTCTGCGACAG GATCCTGCTTACTATATTCTTAAAGAAGATACTTCTCCATGCATATTTGGCTCAGTTGAGAAGCAGAGATGGTCCTATGCATGTGCCAAACAGTTGATAGAGAGGCTAATCTATG CTGAAGGTGCAGAAAACGGTCTTGTGTTCACGATAGTTAGACCTTTCAATTGGATTGGCCCCAGGATGGATTTCATTCCAGGGATCGATGGTCCCAGTGAGGGTGTTCCAAGGGTTCTTGCGTGCTTTAGCAAT AACCTTTTGAGAAGGGAACCACTCAAGCTTGTTGATGGTGGTGAATCACAAAGAACCTTTATCTACATCAAGGATGCTATTGAAGCTGTTCTTTTGATGATT GAAAACCCTGCCAGAGCTAGTGGTCACATCTTTAATGTGGGCAACCCAAACAATGAAGTTACAGTCAGACAGCTTGCTGAAATGATGACTCAG GTATATTCGAAAGTAAGTGGAGAAGATTCAATAGAGACTCCCACCGTTGATGTTAGCTCCAAAGAATTCTATGGGGAGGGTTATGATGACAGCGATAAAAGAATCCCAGATATGACCATCATAAACAAACAATTAG GTTGGAATCCAAAGACATCTCTGTGGGACTTGCTGGAATCCACACTTACATATCAACACAGGACATATGCTGAAGCCATCAAGCAAGCTATTGCAAAACCAGCTGCAAACTAA